Genomic window (Amaranthus tricolor cultivar Red isolate AtriRed21 chromosome 7, ASM2621246v1, whole genome shotgun sequence):
gcttccctttatatgtaacaatctcccatgaaggtgaatgggagctcttcctagccctaagcctccaagcacaccctctcttacacttcaaggtgagcacggtttgatttgaagtctcagttcggtactctacgttcctacgaatatgataaaATCTAACAGCATCCAACAAcacatccttgttatcaaacatcatacccttttggaactctccttcatcggtgtaggttgtatcacaatcccaagacctccaagagttgtcctcaacaTGTTCATCGAGAGGGGGAACtagtgcataaggtgtaggagcaatgattgttggaatgttgcctaagctcatgtcattagctagagcctcctcgtcaacacccacatcgtcctcgGAAGAAGCTtctacgaattcattactctcactattaacatcaccccaaggctcatttgtttcttctaagttaaaagtatcgtcatttgagacttgaatttgaagttgatAGGTTTCATTAGAAGGAAAAGAAGAAGATGGCATaatgggattttgggtttcttgggtagggaagggcgtatgagaaggagcagaagaagttacattcaggaatgcatttgtttctacaacattgacGTCTTGATTcactaggggtacctcttctacatataactctaaagaaggaatagaggtagactttgagtactcccacattgcatctatagccttcTCATtctcaaccggaaaagctaacaaatctccactcatattgtacttaaaacttacattaacagtacttcttatagtgtcaatgccaatcttagagcatataagatgtttaaattcattcaaatccatgtttaagttgcatgcaaacagtttacgtcttcccccaacatacttaacattgctactacttgatcgaattgaaccattccaaaaacatacaatagtcacacgaaatgaagccatttctacaacaatacgtacaaaatcaacatcaccatcaagttcataaatatatactacataacaacattgattaaatttacGTTTTGTATACAAACATTCtctaaattaaactcaaatttagGGTTCACATTTaaacattctctacattaaactaaaacattttctacattaaattcatgaacaaacaacttcaatatgaagatcatggcaaataacaagtacatttgacatattcatagagtttgatattatatgaccactatatatgacatacattttaaaatcaacaagaactaaaaaatttaccttaataagctgtagatcaacaagaagtagtaaattgcaaatttaagaacctgcatttatgtgaaagttCATGAACATTTTGTGAACCCTAATGGTGAAaagattgaagttgattttaatggtggaaagaagagggagatctCGTAGGTTGAATAAGGAAATaaactgaaatgaggaagaaagaGAACTGGAAAATTTAActcgcattaagtcgctgttagtaccAGCGACATatgagttgaccagtcaactccttaagtcgctgttactaacagcgacttaaccCTTCACTAATTTTTTGACCGTTTgctttaattcgctgttagtaagagcgagtTTACATTAAACCTAGATTTAGAAgtaaggacgcttattttgaaaataaaatttgaacgaaacttatttttgaaataaagttgttaaattacAAATTCAACTTTATCTAGAGACCAACTAAAACCCAATTCTTACAAATTCGGAATCTCATCTAAACTAGAATCCAACATATAAATGCAGCTGTGCGCCGCAGATAATGGCGGGAAAACGTTGCCCTACTCCTCTCAGTTCTCAAAACTTCTTTCACTCTTTCTTCTTCTGAAATCAAAAAATGTCAGAAATCGAAACCCTAGGAATTCTCGAAGAGATTTCGTCCTTGGTTTCTGTTCGCCTCCAAGTGGTACTCTCCTTCTCTTCCTCTATGCATTACTTTCTGATTGACCCAAGTTTTTAATGAATTGATGATGCATGataattcaacttttatttCCGCGttttaattttctgattttcgCGATTTTATGTGAAGAAGTTGTGCAATTTGTGTCGATTACTATCATCCTTTGTTAGTTTCACATTCTATGTCAACGCAATCTATATATGCAATTTGATGGATAAGATTTGAGTTTTTCTTCATTTGGAATTGCTATTTCGAACTATTAGTATTgccaaattaatttaattgggaTAAAGGGTGAAGTAGTTCTTAAAATTGCGAAGGGTACTAATCTTGTGTTTGGCTGTGATGGTAAATGTTGAATTTGGATTTACTAGATTGAAACTTGAGCCATTCTTTTCGGgagttgatttaattttatatgtttttgctAAGATGTTGGCGAAAGGGTTTGGGAAACAAGAtttcaattcaaaatttaaaaatgtttaaaatttagtttttggcaaaagaaaaaaaatttgaatttgaatttatgccATTTTCACcctcatatttttaaaattagtttaagttgagaatttaagAATGGCTATCCAAACGTTCTCATTCTCAAactcttatttattattttattattgaaatctatgatttgaaatgaattttttttttgcaaaacacaACTTAGTCGAGCTTGACTTTTTGATTACCTTTAGTATAGCTAATCTTCCTTTTGGTTATAAATTTCTAAATTAAAGGGGTGATATATACTACTTCTGTATCTTTCCAAATCATGGAGAAGATTGTATCCAATCTCTCAATTTGGATGACACCAAAATTTTCCTCACTTCTGTAGTTCGAGTACTAGATAGCAGGAACGACAAAAGATGCTTATTTCACAAGTGGaccataacaataataatcactGCGCCATACTAcaagttaaataaaaaaaaacgaagTGACTGTTTAGATGTTACTATAGTTTCATCATGTCTTGGACCTCTTGGCTCTAAATTATCTTCTATTGGAAgtctaaattttattatttagattACTTATCTTTAGTTTGATTTTTGTCTTTATATTTTGAGTTAGGTAAGAGGAATAAGGGTATAGGGTATATTGTAACTTTTTGCACACTCTTTGTTTACCTCAGTTTTGTCATGTGCTAATAAGGCTGAATACCTGTTTCAGTTAAAAGTTGCGTGAACATATGCAATACTTTAGGATGAGCAAAGAAGGGGAAATATGCGAATAATTACATATTAATTTTCTCAGTTGCAGATTAGTATTAAATGAGTGTcgaataaagtataatatttGTTAAAGAGACTTTTTAATAtagatttgttttggttcatgtaatcAACTTATATGATAGGATTAAGGCTTTGATATTGTTGCGATTGACTCCATGCTCAAATTTAGAATATCTTGAATGTGACAACATATAGTGCCAAGCCATAGTACCATAAGGTTTAGTCCATTAAagccataatatatatattttttctatttatcaAATCTATCAATTCACCTAACTCTACAAAGTCTACTAACCTTCTATAAAGAATCAAACAAAGTTGTTTTTCCATAATCCTTTATGTTGATTTACTAAAAACCCTTTCTTATTTGACACCACTTGCAGTTTGTTCCTTACATGCTAATCACTGCATCCAAATCTAGTCATTGCAATGCCTTATTGACTGGGACACCCCAATTGGAAcaatattacatattttattcATGTTGTGATGAAGATTGTTTGCTAATTGTCTATCACAATGTACCATAATTTGCTAGACAATTTGCCTTTTGAATTCATGATTCGCCTAAATTAATCCAACAATAGCCCATAACTGACCATAGTTcatttttttcgattcgcgaATCATGTGATACTGGTCCATCATGACGTTCCTTTACACAAACATATTATCGAGCCATTTTTAATAATTGCCCAAGGATCACATGGCTAGAAGTGGCACAAAAACTAACTTATTGGCATAGTAAATAAGTAATATCTTAGTATTTTACTGATTATAACTTATATAATAGTCCTTTATCAAATGGGTTAAGTCAAAGCACTAGATACTTTTATGCCATTGTCTATTTCCATTCCTTTTGAACCAAACTTCTTACATTTTATACTTGGTGATTTGTCTTCTTCTCATTTTTCAGGTTTCTTACAAATGGCTTAGTCGAAACTTTTTAGTTTCATCAAATGTTGCAAAAAAGTGAGCCTTCATTGAACATATATGCTTTGCATATTTTTCAAATTGTGATGCAAAAGTAGTGCAACTTACACCTTAGTTTTATTTAGGTTACTTCAAGAGTTTGTGGAGAAACAAAAAGATGATTTGGAAGTTGTGTACTCTCTGGCGGGATGGTTGAAGAAAGCTCCACCAACTTACCACATTAGACTTGTTCCCGGGCCAAAACTTGCAGGTTAAAGCTTATAAATGATGTTTAATCTATAATTAGgcttttaattttcatattagATTTTTTTGTCAGTTGTTGACTTGTTGAGGTTGTCCTTTTTTTAAAAGCGTACTTTTTTCTCATTTGGACATTGTTTATAAAGTCTCACTTGATCGCATTTTGTGCTTAGTATGTTATGAAAATATAGTCATTTGTAGTCTTATTAGATTCATGTAACTTACTTTTCATacgtaattttatatattttcaagAAAATTTGACATGATAGCCCTTAATTATTGACTTGTCTACATggtaaacattttttttaattcacatgTTAACCCTATGATTTGTACAAATAGAGCATGTGAATTGTGACCTTTCATGCCAAAAAGCATAGCCTTATATTTTGATAGGTTGTAGGCATTACATCGTCACGTTAAGTGGTCTTCgatgccaaaaaaatattaattggtCGTTAAATTACACGTTCTTAACGGTGGACTTATCTATATGGTTAAATAAGGTTACGTCGGTCTGTTGCATTTGTATTCATAGTTACCATGTGaactaaaaattttttttgtctacCATATAGAAAAGTTACTACGTGAACTAAAAAACTTTTGGTTACACTATATGGAGTAGTATATTTGGTGTTACATGACCTGTTTATCTCGAATTATTGTCAGTTTTGGTCTATTTTTAAGCCATTTTAAGCAAatcgtaaattcaaaaaatgaatTAGCtcgcgaattatgttacactattCTTGACGCTATACGAGGCTTTTGAAATGAAGTCAAGGGAGTTGAAAGTGTTTTAGatgattaataaagatattCATCTAGTTTTGTTATTTGGTATGCCTCTGTTAAGTTCCCCGAAGAGCAATTTTATATCATTAGTGTAGTATGTAATGTCATCTAATGATCTAATCATTTGCAAACAGCAAAAAGGTTAGTTGATATACTGTTGTAACCGAAGTCTAAAACTTTGCATCTGGAAGAGAATAACATGTGTCCTTTTGTCTTCTATATCTTGcacattttttatttctttggcAATGAAATGACATTAATTATGAGTTTTGTTTTGAAATCTTGTACTTAAACTACTCACCCTGAAGGCTTAAATGGAGAGCATTCAACAACAGTAAAAGTTAGTTGACACTTCAATAAAATAGTTTTAAGCGTCAAGAATATTTGAGTCTTTTGCTCAAGAGAACTGGATGATTTTTTCAGAAGCCAAGCATGATTTTGATGGCAATTGCTCAGTTCAAGTCTATAGTGTACAAGCTTGTATCCCAAAAGATCCAGCTGCTATTTGGAATGCAGAGTTCATTCAAGCTGATGAACTTTTCAAGCAACCCATTACAGCTGAAAATTGTCTAAGAGATAATAGGTAAACCTCTTACCTAGTCAATTGCCTTTGTGTAAACTCTCTATACCTTAAATTTCTATACACTTTGCTTTATTATTTgtctcaaaattttttttatttccaatTTATGTTGAAGAGAACATTTGAAtgacataattttattttttttcttcatttcaatTGGTTTTCTCCTTCTAGCTTTTTAGCCTTGTTTACGATCTTAGTTTGGTTTTTCCAATTGGAAAGAAACATGTATACATGAGCTGGCAAGAAGCGGTGCATAAGTTTTAGTAGTTAGAGGAAGATGATGTCTAATTCTATTGGTAAGTTAAAAATTGTTGCAATGTAGTTCTGTGTGGATTTTCCTTTGTATGGGTTTCcagttttttattatttattaaatttttttccctGCTGCTAAAAACTGTTTTTAGAATAGTTTTGGTTCATTCTCTTTTACAGAAATTTCTCTTTGGTACATGTTGCCAACCCTCTAATGCCCTTGCCTGTATGATTTCTTCTAATATATGTGTGTCCTGCTCACCTAGATGAATGGAACTCTAATGTTAATTTTCAGGATCCCTTTATTCTATAAAGAAAGCCTGGGGATGCCCTTCTGAATATCCAGGCTCTAAAAAATACTAAAAGCTTGACTTGATGATTATTACTTGGGACCTGGGAGGGATGAACATGGAAGCCTAAAGGGTTGGGTCATGATTGGAATGATGGGGGTGGTGGTTTGCAAACAATCCTAAAACTTATGATATGGTTCATAGATTCATTGTTCAGAGGAGAAAAGGTGCAATGAAATAAAACGATGCTTTGCGTTGATGAGTGTGAACTGTAAACTTTATATTAAAACAATGGACCGAAGAACCTGCTTAATATTCATCCAATCCTAGTGAAATAGATACTTATATGAAATGGTCCAGCTTGAGAAGATGAATTTTGGGAATGTTCTCTGGGAAGAAGTTTCTCCTTGCTCTTTTAATAGCCAAAGCAGTACTTGATTCTGCAGCTAAATTACATTTGCTTTTTTCCTCAAGACTAATTGCTTTCGTAGAAGCTACCAGCTTCAGCTTTTAGTCTAGCATCTGTATCTGAGATTAGCTTTAATCTCTGCTTAACATCCCTCCCCCTCACTTCATTGATCAACCTATGAACACTTTCTAATTACTTGTTTCTTTTTACTGAGTTAAGGTTCTGTGGTGTCTCGAATTCCTTTGTTAAGCGTAATGCTGAGGGCGCTCCTGTAGCCTTTCCAGTGCCAAAGACTAAAAGTGCAGGGCTTTCGGGTCAGGCTGTTGGTAGTTCTGCTAACCAAATTGACACGAATGTGCAACCCCAGCAAAAAAAGTTGGAGCAAGCTAGCCCAAAACTAGCTCTACAGTCATCCAAAGTAACTACTTCCAGGACTGAAACTAACAGGTCTGGTACCTCTTTGCAAAACAAGGAGTCAGATAAAGAAAAAACTTCTCTTCCTAATAAGAGTAAAGGTCAGAGTGATAAGACCTCGTCAGGAACTGGAAGCTCCTTGGCAAATTTGTGGGGTCGTGCATCGTCAAAATCCAAACCTGTTAACTCTGTCGAAGAAAAAGGTGCTGATTTTAAAGCAGGTGACTCAGTTGCACAAATTTTCTCTgtgcttgtattttttttattttatttactgcATATCAAATGCAATGCCAGTGATTTGTGTTAATTGAAACTTTGTAGGAACCTATTTATATGTGCTGGGTGTCTAGGTCAATCTTTGAGAACTTTAAATCGAAACTCAACGTCATAGTCTTTTACTTTATGTTTGATCGCATTCATAATGTGATTCTGTTTTGATATTCATTAATCTTGATGTCAATGAAATCTTTCGACACTGAGATCTGCTCGATTAATGGAATCCTAAGGTTTATTTTCACTGTTTTGAAAGTAGTTTGGCTTACATTGTTAGTAAAATCCAGTAGTCAATAGTGTCATGGAATTGCTGCCTTCAAAATATGGTCGGTTAGGAAAAAATTCTTGGAAAATAGAGTTCTCGGTTTGATACATAGGTATGTATATGCACCTGTTCTGGTTCATCTTATCTCATAGCGTGTTTTCAACTTTTTTGATTATTCTTGAACTGGTGTTTCAGTCAGTGCAGATGCTCAAATTAGTGCTCGTGAAAATTCAGAGGCTGCATGTAGTGATGATGAATTAGATGTCAATTTCAAGAGAGTTTCGAATGATGGTGGTAAGAAGAGAAGGGTAGTTTTTGATGActcagatgatgatgatgatggtgatggtggTAAGAATAGAACATTGGACATGAGAAATAGCAAACTAAAGTTTGAAGAACGGGAGGAATGTAAACCAATAATCAGGGAAGAGAAAGCTGTTGGTGATCTCAACCAATCTGGTCGAGATATTTCAGCTCATGACATGGAAAAGAGTGTGAAAATTCCCACTTTGGAAGGGATTCAGAGAACACCTGAGGTTGATGCTGATAGAAAGAATAAACCTGCTGAAACTGCTCCTGGTTCTCCTAAAAGAAGAAAAGTATTAAAGACACGGATTGATGAGCGAGGGAGAGAAGGTACGACCGTCTACTTTTCTCTCCATAAGTCGGTGAAATGTCTTTGTTAGCCTTTTACTTGTTTGTAGAAGGCCATTCTTATTGGTTTCCGTTTAATGCCTTAACGGAGATTTCTCATTGCTGTAATGTTCTTATAATCCTCGTGTACCAAAGTCAGATTGTACCTGAGAATTAATACCTGTGTACTTGTGATTTCTGAAGGTAATCCTGTTCGTATTAATTTCCCACTGTGTTGATATTTGGgtcttgttttcttttgttcgtATTTTATAGTTACCGAGGTGATATGGGAAGGTGAAGAGGCAGACTTGAAGGATACAAATGCAGGAAAGAGTAGTAGTGACAGTGTGAAAAATTCTAATGGCCATGCCGGAAAGGCTGAAGAGAATGGTCCAGCAAATCCCGTCAACAGGTAATTATCCTATATACCTACACAAATGGCTTTTTTGGCAAATATTATCTAGTATCTTCGTTCTGCAAATCTTACAGCTTTTGTTAATAAACATGTGCTAATATATTATACACATCAGGCCTGCCGCTGCTAAGAAGTCGCCTGCAGTGGGAAGCGCAGCACCTTCTAATGCCACAGGAAAAGGTGGCAGTAAGAAAGGAGCGAATTCAAAGGATCCTAAGCAAGGCAATATACTGTCGTTCTTTAAAAGAGTATGATCCCTGTCTGACTTGACGTTATGCTTATGTGTAGACCTTTCGTCGTTTTCTTtttgtgaattatttttttaaaatcaaatacaGGGTTTGCCACTAGGTTTAGTAATGTAATTGTGTTGTATTCTCATAAGCATTGAGCACATAATTTTCTGCTTCATTTGACATGCCTCTGCTGTTGTACTGTGAAATGgtgcatatacatatattctTGAAAAGTGTTGCATCAGACTTTGAGTACTGCATGGTTATGAAACTGTGCTACTCATTGCTCTCTGGTCTCACCCCCTAATGCTCCCGATCACAAAAGTTATTCTGAATTCAGCCTATGTGACCTACAAAATAATCTTAAAAGGTATTACCAAGATTAAGATCAGTGTGCAACATTAATATAAATATCCTGTATTCATGGACAAACAGGCAAACACAAAGGAGGTACAATGGATGGTCGACATACGACATTACATGATTTATATTCCTTTTAACATAATATGCTCCCCATGGTTATAACATTTCCAAATCCCAGATAGAGTACTTGAGGAACCACACACTTTATTTATTGGTTACATCTGCCAAATCATTAACAGAAAAAAACGGATCAGTAATCAAATAACCTAATTCCAACCATGGtaaataataagtaaaaacTTCTCTTGTTGAAGCTTGTTAGTACCATTGAGCTGATGGAATCTGCTATCAAATTTCAAGAGGAAAACGTAGAGGGATAAGACAATTCAAAGAAAGCCCTTGCACAATGAACGACGTAAGTCATCGATCATCCACGCCTTCTCCATCCGTAGGTGTGTAGGACCCATTTTCATATTATCACCAAAGCAAGTGATGATGGCATGGGTTTGACCGGAATGTGCGATAATCACTCCTTCCACGGTTTGGTAGTCTTTGCCCTGTAACAAGGGCATGCACCCGGTGACTGTATTAAGTAGCCAAAGGTTGTTACATGCACTGTTTTATCACTCCTGTCAGCGAGATTGAGTTGTTCAGCAGTCAGTTTCagtacaaaagaatcaatttcCATGATCTCCTTCACTCTCATGTACTAAGCTGCAGAAAATGCTTCAGAATTTGCCATAGGATCAAGGCCCTAATAGAAGAACAAAGGTTACATGCTAAACCAATTGAACAAATTCACATAtgtaatcaatgatcaaaagcTACCAACCATAAGAACTTTTCTCAAGGGTTTTGCTTGATAAAAGTCAAAGTCTTAATCCAAAAAGCATCTGGTGGACTATATGAACCATAGCAAATCAACGTGAAAGACTTATGTAGTATATCTTATGTTcctttgattttgctatattttctaGGTCGAATCAACGCGAAAAAGTATccctaaaaaataaattaaacattaaTTGATATTCCTAATGTCCCTTtggttttgctatatttttcatCTTAGCTCGTTTCTTTGACtttgttatgtttttattttgggATATTATCAATTGTACCCCTGTATTatggcactttatcaatggtactcctatgtttttttaattccaatggtaccccaaactatcttgctaattacaaccgtaaCACTTTTCAACTTTTTTCTGTTAAGTTGCCATTAAATCTCGAATTTGACCTAATTATgattagtttcttcttcttcccttttccattttctcttcctgctctccttccatggctgcttcaaatatttgttgAAGAAGCTCAAATCAGTCAAACAAATTGGTTATTTGAACCCAGATCGAATTCTTCAGGTTAGTAATTTTGATGGGTTTGTTGTTAATTTTCAATTGAAGTATAATTTTGTAGATAATTTCACTTCCAAAtctcaaacaaaatcaaattgttCCCCTAGATCTAAATTCGAAAAACCCGAGGTGATCGATGTAGATCAGCTCATCAAAGAATtcgaagaagatgaagaacaggAAAATCACGAACATTAACAGACTATTGTTTGGTTAGAAGTATATGAAATTGAAAcagaggaaagggaatgaattTAAGGGGTAAAGGAAAGTAAATGGGAATATGTAAATAACCCACTTTGTATACATAATCAATTCCATCAATAAAGaaacaaacttaaaatcaaaaataaaccaattaGTACAGCAATTAACAAACATCACTTAAAAAATATAGAACTTTCCTGGGTCAATCTTATTGAAAGAAATTTAAAACCTGAAAACAACCCCATTGACTGAGAGCTAATTGAAGCTTGGCCTGTTCAAGTTCAGCTTCAGAAGATGAAGAAGTAAGGAGTGAAAAGTCAATAACAAAATCATCCATCCATGGGACAGAATCAAGTTTATTTTGTGGGTATCCATTTTTATGAATGAAATTTTCTGGGATTTCAATTTTACAGATTTTGGCTATCTCTTGAACTGGATTCCCTTGAAGCTGTTCCTTCATCATCAGTTTTGTAGATGCTTTGATTTGGTGTTCTTTAGTTTGAGTATTGACTTCGTGTATTGAGAAAAAATTATTAggctttctattttttttccttcaacaaatatttgaagcagCCATAGAAAGAGAGCATAGAGCaggaggaagaaaaggaaaaagaaagaagTAGAAACTAATCATGGTTAGATTAAATTTGAGATTTAACGGCAACTTAacgaaagaaaattaaaaaatgttacGGTTGTAATTAACAAGATAGTTTGAGGGTCccattgaaattaaaaaaatacagaTGTACCATTAATAATATATCATAACACAGGGTACCATTAATaatatccttttatttttaatataattttttattctctattttaatttcatttacaaACTTCTTTCCTTCCTTCTTCATTAGTCTATGTTTTGTCTAATTCTTTTatacttaaattaaaataaaaaactagtgTAAAATTTAATCCCATGTTACAACTTGATATCATGTCTCAAAAAGAACACGTCCTACTTCATTTGATTCATTTATCAAGCTGGCATATTTGTTATATAAGATACCACATCCAAATAAGACACATGTCCCACTTCTATTTCCTCAATTTTACAACTAATTTGAAATTATGAAAACTCAGAAAACACCATTGCAAATAGACAGAAATGTCGAGGTTTTACCAAAATGccatcaatttttatttgaaagacTATAAAATCTCAATAGATAACGTTAAATGGAATTAAACCTTTAAGTGATGAAAATCGAATTTGTCAACAAGATTGAACCAATTAAATACAAGTAATCAAAACTACAAGTGTCAATTTTTTCAATGATGATAGAATAATGTTGGTGGAACTCTTAATTGTTAAGTAATCCTGCACAAATGAACAAACAAGAAACCACAAAACCCATACTTTTCAAAATGCAAAAGAGCTAAAGAGTGTCCAATACATACAATTGATAGTAACAATATGGGTGGTACGGTAAACATCATTTATTCATATAGGATAAGATATTTAAgatagttttattttttgttttagcaTGTCATTTAAAAATACACTTTCTATTTATCATCATCTTTTTCATTGTGTCgccacatttttttttatagaattttGATTTTGTCCTTTCCTCTCAAAAAAGTTGATTTTTCCTCAATTCATCAAACTCAAAGCTTGTTTAACGTAAATGTAATTCATATGATTATTTCGCAATGTTCTAGAtccaattttaacttttttgtcgattattttttgataaattttgttaaatattttttttcgaaATTCGATACAGctgcacattttgtgcgacatGAATGTCAttcatatgattattgtttatatattttattctaaaattcaaaaaatttaagataattaaaatttaaaatttaataaatttaagatAATATTAAGTAAAAGTTCGATAAATTCAAGAtaatatttattcaaaattttataaattaatttacaatCACATCAAATATTAATTAAGAATTTGATAACTTATAAAATTCAATATTGAAGCTATAGCCCATTAAATAACATTACATTTAAGAAAAAATTCTGAAATTTTGCATATCTAGACATTTTTCATGTTAAATTTACCTTccattttgttttaatattaaaattgagTTTACTTAATacaaaagacaaagaaaatGAGTTAGGAgcaattttaaaattcttttaaaaaaaaagtggcCACACGAAAAATTAAGGACTACTATTAATGGCCTTAGGAAATGAAAAAAACTAGTGCATCATTGAGCATGTATCTAATGCCTTTAGAAAAATTACGTTTTCTAAAAATGTGGAGACGATTTTCTGATTAAGGAGATCGCCTCAAAGGCTCATTCTATTTCATTGTTTTAATAAGGTGAATGACCTCACATAGACCTTGTGTGTAAGAATAGTTTTAACCATAGATAGTGTGGTTTTAAGACCTTTTCCATTGTTCAAGAGTTACAATTCTCAAGTTCAAAACTAACAGGTCCATAGATCAACATTGTTCACACTTAACATTACAAGGTGAAGAGGCATCTGTGCAAGGTATCAAGTTGAGCCGAGGGGCATCAGTGCCCCACAACAAATGGTGTTCACAATTACCATTGTGAGTAAACCGATATTTAAGGAACTATTTCATAGACAGAAACTACTTCAGCGAAACACAAATTAATCAATTTCTCAACCAACAATTCGCACAATACAAAGCATATGGATATAGTTTTCCTTCAACAACAATTAAGCATTCACTTAAACTCAAGACTTAATATTCACCATCATCTTCACCGTCATCATCTTCAGCACCCTCGGCACCAACCTCCTCGTAATCCTTCTCAAGAGCAGCAAGGTCTTCACGAGCCTCGGAGAACTCACCTTCCTCCATACCCTCACCCACATACCAGTGAACAAAAGCCCTCTTGGCATACATGAGGTCAAATTTGTGGTCAATCCTTGAGA
Coding sequences:
- the LOC130817954 gene encoding uncharacterized protein LOC130817954 isoform X2; translation: MSEIETLGILEEISSLVSVRLQVVSYKWLSRNFLVSSNVAKKLLQEFVEKQKDDLEVVYSLAGWLKKAPPTYHIRLVPGPKLAEAKHDFDGNCSVQVYSVQACIPKDPAAIWNAEFIQADELFKQPITAENCLRDNRFCGVSNSFVKRNAEGAPVAFPVPKTKSAGLSGQAVGSSANQIDTNVQPQQKKLEQASPKLALQSSKVTTSRTETNRSGTSLQNKESDKEKTSLPNKSKGQSDKTSSGTGSSLANLWGRASSKSKPVNSVEEKVSADAQISARENSEAACSDDELDVNFKRVSNDGGKKRRVVFDDSDDDDDGDGGKNRTLDMRNSKLKFEEREECKPIIREEKAVGDLNQSGRDISAHDMEKSVKIPTLEGIQRTPEVDADRKNKPAETAPGSPKRRKVLKTRIDERGREVTEVIWEGEEADLKDTNAGKSSSDSVKNSNGHAGKAEENGPANPVNRPAAAKKSPAVGSAAPSNATGKGGSKKGANSKDPKQGNILSFFKRV
- the LOC130817954 gene encoding uncharacterized protein LOC130817954 isoform X1 — translated: MSEIETLGILEEISSLVSVRLQVVSYKWLSRNFLVSSNVAKKLLQEFVEKQKDDLEVVYSLAGWLKKAPPTYHIRLVPGPKLAEAKHDFDGNCSVQVYSVQACIPKDPAAIWNAEFIQADELFKQPITAENCLRDNRFCGVSNSFVKRNAEGAPVAFPVPKTKSAGLSGQAVGSSANQIDTNVQPQQKKLEQASPKLALQSSKVTTSRTETNRSGTSLQNKESDKEKTSLPNKSKGQSDKTSSGTGSSLANLWGRASSKSKPVNSVEEKGADFKAVSADAQISARENSEAACSDDELDVNFKRVSNDGGKKRRVVFDDSDDDDDGDGGKNRTLDMRNSKLKFEEREECKPIIREEKAVGDLNQSGRDISAHDMEKSVKIPTLEGIQRTPEVDADRKNKPAETAPGSPKRRKVLKTRIDERGREVTEVIWEGEEADLKDTNAGKSSSDSVKNSNGHAGKAEENGPANPVNRPAAAKKSPAVGSAAPSNATGKGGSKKGANSKDPKQGNILSFFKRV